From a single Anomaloglossus baeobatrachus isolate aAnoBae1 chromosome 4, aAnoBae1.hap1, whole genome shotgun sequence genomic region:
- the LOC142302375 gene encoding uncharacterized protein LOC142302375 has product MYLQFTVLQMCTNKEEFLREFIEVYQTQTPLWKIKSPEYSNRQLKKDAYLKMIAIYDKYHPNQKGTEDLVKRKIQAIRTVYKKELNKIEESKRSGAGTGDVYVPTLWYFDLLNFTRDQELHRPSTSSLNIGGDIPPDANNEVTISEEPTTSQQSTSEQLMETPASQLTNVDLVEAGPSNVSYTQSWQRRKKTIPPNTTTAVTKLMGVAQNILDQHNRPPLSGIAMFVDDEMRELTPDQKYIAQCLIQDVLRLARAKKLTDSSYVAIGEVSHPVEPVEPVEPVEPVEPVDPVEPVDPVAPVDAPEIPQAAAEPSRQALRKGGVRGRRSRMSLVNKRKKK; this is encoded by the exons ATGTATCTCCAATTTACTGTTTTacagatgtgtactaataaggaggaattcctacgtgaattcattgaggtgtaccagacgcaaacacccttatggaaaattaaatcccccgagtacagcaataggcaacttaaaaaggatgcgtaccttaaaatgattgcaatatatgacaaataccatcctaatcaaaaaggtaccgaggatctggttaaaagaaaaatacaggcaatacgcacagtttataagaaagaactgaacaaaatagaggaatccaagcgttctggtgctggcactggtgatgtctacgtcccaacgctgtggtattttgatttattaaatttcacaagggaccaggagcttcacaggccatcaaccagtagcctcaatattggtggtgatattccccctGATGCGAACAATGAAGTgactatatctgag gagccaacaacaagtcagcAATCAACATCTGAACAactaatggaaactcctgctagccaattaaccaatgttgatttggttgaggcaggcccatccaatgtgtcctacacacaaagttggcaaaggagaaaaaaaaccatccctccaaacactactacagctgtaacaaaactgatgggagtggcacaaaacatcctagaccagcacaacagaccacccctttctggtattgctatGTTTGTGGATGATGAAATGCGTGAACTGACCCCAGATCAAAAATACATAgcccaatgtttaatccaggatgtcttacgtttggcaagagcaaaaaaactaacagactcatcctatgttgccattggcgaggtttctcatcctgttgaacctgttgaacctgttgaacctgttgaacctgttgaacctgttgaccctgttgaacctgttgatcctgttgctcctgttgatgcccctgaaattcctcaagctgcagcagagccatcaagacaagcacttcgaaagggtggtgtgcgtggccgtaggtcacgcatgagtttggttaacaaacgcaaaaagaagtag